The window CGGGATAGAACTGGCCTGCTACTGCCGAACGTCTCACATACTCCACCACCTTATCTATAGGAAATTGGACTTTCTCATTTAAATTTCTGTCTCAAAATCTTCCAGACTCATGTTGAACTGAATACCCTTGATCTCTGTGATCTTCTTTGCCAGCAGCCAGTAGACCAGGGAAAGGGCTTTTCGTCCTTTATTGTTCGTGGGTATTACCAGGTCCACGTTTGAAGTGGAGTTATTCGTATCACAAAGACCGATTACCGGAATTCCTATACTGACTGCTTCTTTTACCAGCTGGCTATCCCCATGTGGGTCTGTTACCAATACAACATCTGGTTCAAAGAATATATCCAGATTAGGGTTGGTAAGTGTTCCTGGTATGAACCGGCCTATCATGGCTTTTGCACCCAGGGTTTTGGCAAGCATCTTAACAGGATGGTGGCCATACTGCCTGGCAGAAACTATCAATATCTTTGTCGGGTCATATTTTGCCAGCAATGCTGCAGCCAGCCGTATCCTCTGGTCGGTAGCCTGAATATCCAGGACGTAAAGTCCATCTGTCCTGACCCTGTAGACGAATTTCATCATATCACTTGTTTTTTGCTGGGTTCCGATGTGGATACCTGCAGCCAGGAATTCGTCCAGGGGGATGATGGATTCATAACCTGCATCTTTTATTTCACTTTCATTTTCAATTTCCATTCACTTCACCTTTGAATCAATATGATTTATTATTATTATGCTGTTTTTTTGTCGGTCAACCTTTTGACTGTGATAGGGATGACACCCATTTCCAATTCTCTGAATGCGATATCGATGGGTTCGCCAGAATCATCTTCCAGAAGTACAGGTGCTCCCATAGATATCTGTAATGCCCGTGCACCGATAATT of the ANME-2 cluster archaeon genome contains:
- the rpsB gene encoding 30S ribosomal protein S2, translating into MEIENESEIKDAGYESIIPLDEFLAAGIHIGTQQKTSDMMKFVYRVRTDGLYVLDIQATDQRIRLAAALLAKYDPTKILIVSARQYGHHPVKMLAKTLGAKAMIGRFIPGTLTNPNLDIFFEPDVVLVTDPHGDSQLVKEAVSIGIPVIGLCDTNNSTSNVDLVIPTNNKGRKALSLVYWLLAKKITEIKGIQFNMSLEDFETEI
- a CDS encoding DNA-directed RNA polymerase subunit K, producing MNTIKLTRYERARIIGARALQISMGAPVLLEDDSGEPIDIAFRELEMGVIPITVKRLTDKKTA